In Phoenix dactylifera cultivar Barhee BC4 chromosome 11, palm_55x_up_171113_PBpolish2nd_filt_p, whole genome shotgun sequence, the following are encoded in one genomic region:
- the LOC103720484 gene encoding probable membrane metalloprotease ARASP2, chloroplastic codes for MINLLSAHSPTPTFFSFPPSSPYPKPPTISYSLLKASYSPPPTVQSLLFPARRRRRRCNPSAPRAIAAVGLESAQSVLEAASVLAAIILIHESGHFLAASLQGIHVSKFAIGFGPVLARFVANGVEYSLHAFPLGGFVGFPDDDPDSDIPPDDGDLLKSRPILDRFLVISAGVAANVVFAYLIVFAQVLAVGLPVQEPLPGVLVPEVRAGSAAARDGIRPGDVILGVDGASAPSVTEFIDLIKMNPKRNVAIKVAREGMESLELNVVPDESVDGTGRIGVQLSPNFRLFKVRPRNLAEATTLAGKEFFGLTSSVLDGLKQIFLNFSQSAGKVSGPVAIIAVGAEVARSSSDGLFQFAAVINLNLAVINLLPLPALDGGSLALLLVEAARGGRKIPREVEQRIMSSGILLVVMIGLFLIVRDTLNLDFIKEML; via the coding sequence ATGATAAATCTCTTGTCGGCCCACTCCCCCACCCcaaccttcttctcttttcccccTTCCTCCCCGTACCCAAAACCACCAACCATCTCCTACTCCCTCCTCAAGGCCTCCTACTCCCCTCCCCCCACCGTCCAATCCCTCCTCTTCCCCGCccgtcggcggcggcggcgctgcAACCCCTCCGCCCCCCGGGCCATCGCCGCCGTCGGCCTCGAGAGCGCCCAGTCCGTCCTGGAGGCGGCCTCCGTCCTGGCCGCCATCATCCTCATCCACGAGTCCGGTCACTTCCTCGCCGCCAGCCTCCAGGGCATCCACGTCAGCAAGTTCGCCATCGGCTTCGGCCCCGTCCTCGCCCGCTTCGTCGCCAACGGCGTCGAGTACTCCCTCCACGCCTTCCCCCTCGGCGGCTTCGTCGGCTTCCCCGACGACGATCCCGACAGCGACATCCCCCCCGACGACGGCGACCTCCTCAAGAGCCGCCCCATCCTCGACCGCTTCCTCGTCATCTCCGCCGGCGTCGCCGCCAACGTCGTCTTTGcctacctcatcgtcttcgcccaGGTCCTCGCCGTCGGCCTCCCCGTCCAGGAGCCCCTCCCCGGCGTGCTCGTCCCCGAGGTCCGCGCCGGCTCCGCCGCCGCCCGCGACGGGATCCGCCCTGGCGACGTTATCCTCGGTGTCGATGGTGCCTCGGCCCCCTCCGTCACGGAGTTCATCGACCTCATCAAGATGAACCCCAAGAGGAATGTGGCGATCAAGGTGGCGAGGGAGGGGATGGAATCCTTGGAACTCAATGTCGTCCCCGACGAGAGCGTGGACGGCACCGGGAGGATCGGGGTCCAGTTGTCACCCAATTTCAGGCTCTTCAAGGTCCGGCCGAGGAACCTCGCCGAGGCTACGACGCTCGCCGGCAAGGAGTTCTTCGGTTTGACATCAAGTGTCTTGGATGGCTTGAAGCAGATTTTCTTGAATTTCTCGCAGTCCGCCGGGAAAGTTTCGGGCCCCGTGGCGATCATTGCTGTCGGGGCGGAGGTTGCGAGGTCCAGCTCCGATGGGTTGTTTCAGTTTGCAGCTGTGATTAATCTTAACCTTGCGGTGATCAACCTTCTTCCGCTGCCTGCGCTCGATGGTGGGTCGTTGGCTCTTCTGCTTGTTGAGGCAGCTAGAGGTGGAAGGAAGATTCCCCGGGAGGTGGAACAACGAATTATGTCATCTGGGATATTGCTGGTTGTTATGATCGGGCTCTTCCTCATTGTCCGTGACACTCTAAATCTTGATTTTATCAAGGAGATGTTGTGA